In Acidimicrobiales bacterium, the sequence CCTGTCGGGCAAGCGGGTCGTGGTGGCCACGGCCACGAAGGCGCTGCAGGACCAGCTCGCCAGCAAGGACCTGCCGTTCCTGCAGAAGCACCTCGACCGTCCCTTCACCTGGGCGGTGCTCAAGGGCCGCGCCAACTACCTCTGCTCCCAGCGCCTCGCCGAGATGACCGGCGGCGGCACCGGCAAGGCGGCACCGCAGCTGGCGCTCGACGGCTTGGCGGAGCGCGCCGATCCGAAGCAGCTCGCCGCCCTGGTGGCGTGGGCCGCCACAACCACGGTCGGCGACCGCGCCGAGCTGGAGCAGGAGCCGTCCGACGCCACGTGGATGGCGGTCAGCACCACGTCCCGCGACTGCCCCGGCGCTCGCCGCTGCCCGCGGGGCGACTCGTGCTTCGCCGAGAAGGCCCGGATCGCCGCCGGCCAGGCCGACGTCATCGTCGTCAACCTCCACCTCTACGGGCTCGACATCGCCTCGGCCGGCGCGATCCTCCCGGAGCACGACCTCGCCATCATCGACGAGGCCCACGTCCTCGACGACGTGATCTCCGCCACCTGCGGCGTCGAAGTGGGCCCGGGACGCTTCGGGCACCTGGGTCGGTTGCTGCGCGGCATCCTCGCCGAGGCCGGTACGACAGTCGCCGACGTCGACGCCTCCGGCGGGCTGCTGGCCGACGCGCTCGCCCCACACCTGGGCGACCGTCTCGTGCCACCGCTGCCCGACGACGTCACCACCGCCCTGACCGCGGTGCGCGAGCGGGTAGCCAGGGCGCAGGCGTCGCTGGGCGGGCTGCCCGACGGCGTCCCCGAGGACGCGGCGGCCCGGGCGCTGCGGGCCAAGCAGGCCGCCTCGGCGCTGATGGACGACCTCGACGCGCTGGGCCAGCCGACCGATGCGCAGGTGGTGTGGGTCGAGGGCAGCGAGCGCTCGCCGGCGTTGCGGCTGGCCCCGATCGACGTCGGTGGCCTGCTGCGCGGCGCCCTCTGGGAGCGCCGGCCGGCGGTTCTGACCAGCGCCACGATCGCCGCCAGCTTCGGCAGCCAGGTCGGCCTGCCGGCCGAGGCCGCCGTCCCCCTCGACGTCGGCAGCCCCTTCGACTACGCCAACAACGCCCTGATCTACTGCGCCGCCCACCTCCCCAAGCCGACGGCACCGGCCTGGGGCGACGCCGCCGCCGAGGAGCTGGCCCAGCTGATCGAGGCCGCCGGGGGACGCACCCTGGCGCTGTTCACCAGCTTCCGGGCGATGGGCCACGCCATCGAGGTGCTGGGCGACCGGCTGCCGTACCCGATCCTGGCCCAGGGCGACATGCCCAAGGCCCGGCTGGTCGAGCGCTTCACCGCCGAGCCCGAGACCTGCCTGTTCGCCACGATGAGCTTCTGGCAGGGCATCGACGTCCCGGGCTCGTCGCTGTCGCTGGTCACCATCGACCGGCTGCCGTTCCCCCGCCCCGACGAGCCGCTGCTCCAGGCCCGCCGCGAGCGGGTGGGCGCCAACGCCTTCGCCACCATCGACGTGCCCCGGGCCGCCACCCTCCTCGCGCAGGGCGTGGGCCGCCTGATCCGCACCGCCACCGACCGCGGCGCCGTCGCCGTGCTCGACCCCCGCCTCGCCACCGCCAAGTACGGCCCGAAGATCGTCGCGGCCCTCCCCAAGATGCCCCGCACGAAGGACCTCTCCGAGATCCTGGCCTTCCTCCGCGAGCTGCCCCGCTAGAAGCCGAGGCGGTCGAGCGAGCCCGG encodes:
- a CDS encoding ATP-dependent DNA helicase, coding for MADSRTVDVTGELRQVVAQLPGGGEAREGQVEMAERVAEAIRRDKHIIVRAGTGTGKTLGYLVPAILSGKRVVVATATKALQDQLASKDLPFLQKHLDRPFTWAVLKGRANYLCSQRLAEMTGGGTGKAAPQLALDGLAERADPKQLAALVAWAATTTVGDRAELEQEPSDATWMAVSTTSRDCPGARRCPRGDSCFAEKARIAAGQADVIVVNLHLYGLDIASAGAILPEHDLAIIDEAHVLDDVISATCGVEVGPGRFGHLGRLLRGILAEAGTTVADVDASGGLLADALAPHLGDRLVPPLPDDVTTALTAVRERVARAQASLGGLPDGVPEDAAARALRAKQAASALMDDLDALGQPTDAQVVWVEGSERSPALRLAPIDVGGLLRGALWERRPAVLTSATIAASFGSQVGLPAEAAVPLDVGSPFDYANNALIYCAAHLPKPTAPAWGDAAAEELAQLIEAAGGRTLALFTSFRAMGHAIEVLGDRLPYPILAQGDMPKARLVERFTAEPETCLFATMSFWQGIDVPGSSLSLVTIDRLPFPRPDEPLLQARRERVGANAFATIDVPRAATLLAQGVGRLIRTATDRGAVAVLDPRLATAKYGPKIVAALPKMPRTKDLSEILAFLRELPR